One segment of Ipomoea triloba cultivar NCNSP0323 chromosome 12, ASM357664v1 DNA contains the following:
- the LOC116000357 gene encoding importin-5-like isoform X1 — protein MLEDAALGALGSLAESAMDEFWPFYGIVMPYLKFTVVTAKADSDYLLVANSLKCIAVIAVVVGKSMFYADVDDVVRDLILLQESNSGNDGTVRGYLLQAWGGVCRSLGVDFLAYLSVSVPQLIQSAKRIDYLTDDVDSDDKRRSIILKEKFLACNTIGCFAAHINRGLHMWIKEVVDAVLPLINFKLDERVRIAVATGNLSFGVSLSWIVSSILINSSKDVYTDTQIHTQAHTNIYWNIAI, from the exons ATGTTGGAAGACGCAGCTTTGGGAGCCTTAGGCTCATTAGCTGAATCAGCCATG GATGAGTTTTGGCCATTCTATGGCATTGTAATGCCCTACCTAAAATTTACGGTAGTAACTGCAAAAGCGGATTCTGATTACTTGCTTGTAGCCAACTCCCTGAAGTGCATTGCTGTGATTGCGGTGGTAGTGGGGAAAAGTATGTTCTATGCTGATGTCGATGAT GTTGTTAGAGATCTCATCTTGTTACAAGAATCTAACTCTGGAAACGATGGCACAGTGAGGGGTTATTTGCTACAG GCGTGGGGTGGAGTCTGCCGATCTTTAGGGGTGGACTTTCTTGCTTACCTGAGTGTTTCCGTGCCTCAGCTGATTCAGTCTGCTAAACGGATAGATTACCTGACAGATGATGTTGATAGTGATGATAAGCGAAGAAGTATTATCTTGAAGGAGAAGTTCTTGGCTTGTAATACAATAGGCTGCTTTGCTGCTCATATCAACAGAGGACTGCATATGTGGATTAAGGAG GTTGTAGATGCTGTTCTTCCACTTATCAATTTTAAACTCGATGAACGAGTTAGAATAGCTGTAGCAACAGGTAACCTTTCTTTCGGTGTCTCCTTATCGTGGATTGTGAGCTCTATATTAATCAACTCAAGTAAGGATGTATACACAGACACACAGATACACACACAGgcacacacaaacatatattGGAATATAGCTATTTAG
- the LOC116000357 gene encoding importin-5-like isoform X2 has translation MLEDAALGALGSLAESAMDEFWPFYGIVMPYLKFTVVTAKADSDYLLVANSLKCIAVIAVVVGKSMFYADVDDVVRDLILLQESNSGNDGTVRGYLLQAWGGVCRSLGVDFLAYLSVSVPQLIQSAKRIDYLTDDVDSDDKRRSIILKEKFLACNTIGCFAAHINRGLHMWIKEVVDAVLPLINFKLDERVRIAVATARKIWACPRCNIFRPSYRSIKVM, from the exons ATGTTGGAAGACGCAGCTTTGGGAGCCTTAGGCTCATTAGCTGAATCAGCCATG GATGAGTTTTGGCCATTCTATGGCATTGTAATGCCCTACCTAAAATTTACGGTAGTAACTGCAAAAGCGGATTCTGATTACTTGCTTGTAGCCAACTCCCTGAAGTGCATTGCTGTGATTGCGGTGGTAGTGGGGAAAAGTATGTTCTATGCTGATGTCGATGAT GTTGTTAGAGATCTCATCTTGTTACAAGAATCTAACTCTGGAAACGATGGCACAGTGAGGGGTTATTTGCTACAG GCGTGGGGTGGAGTCTGCCGATCTTTAGGGGTGGACTTTCTTGCTTACCTGAGTGTTTCCGTGCCTCAGCTGATTCAGTCTGCTAAACGGATAGATTACCTGACAGATGATGTTGATAGTGATGATAAGCGAAGAAGTATTATCTTGAAGGAGAAGTTCTTGGCTTGTAATACAATAGGCTGCTTTGCTGCTCATATCAACAGAGGACTGCATATGTGGATTAAGGAG GTTGTAGATGCTGTTCTTCCACTTATCAATTTTAAACTCGATGAACGAGTTAGAATAGCTGTAGCAACAG CTAGAAAAATATGGGCATGCCCAAGATGTAATATATTCAGGCCTTCATATAGATCCATCAAGGTAATGTAA